The DNA segment aatagaaatttatgtatttttaaatcatttaatttttatataatggaggaaaataagtgaaatgagtttgaagaaacggacaaaaatagtttattaactttaaaaacaatttaagaaGGTGAGAAGTTGGAATCTATGAAAAAGGGTTGATAATGCACCTGGTGATGGAGTTCAATGCGAGAGATCAGTGTTGGGTGCTCCCAATCTTTTATAATGTGGCTCCTCCACTACAACGGGTAAGGAATCATCACGTCTTCTCTTTCGGTTTCCAACAGTGTCTTCAAGTACTACTGATCCATTGCCACCAAAATTCCCATCAAGATCCAAGAACATGGGAATATGGTAGTGTTCATCATCTTGATTAGCCCCATGAACATTACCATTGGTATCTTGTAATGCTGATCCATTGTCACCAGAGTTCTGAGGATGCTCCAACATGGGCATATGATTTTGTTGATCTCCCGCAAATATAAGATTGATGCCGCATTTTTTTACGTTTACAGCGTCACAGTAATAAGTGTTACTCTTAAATGAAGCATTAATATGTGTGGAATTATGGAGATGCTCTTTCGGAATAGCAGTCTTAGGATACCACCAGACCCATACTTGATCTATCATATCATTAAAATTACCCTGGCACTCACACCGGCATCCAAACCGGCGTTCATCCTTGAATCCAAATCCATTACCATGTAAATTCAATTCACAACTGAAAGCAGAACTAAAGTGATAAGATATTCTAGGATCATGAGATGTAGGAATAGGCTGATAAACACATGATACAACAAATCCTAGCAAGTCAGGATCTTCATACCAATTCGTTGGAAGCTCTGTTGTTAGTTCACTTCCCAAATTATCATACCTTATCCACTCCGGAATTCCACTACTTTCTGGAATAACAGCACTGAGTTTCCAGCATTTCAACTCCTGCACAAATTATTATGTAAATGTTGACTctacataaaaaaaagtttaagtggaataatttaataaaaatcatacCTCTGTTGCAGATTTCAACCAGTTGAGGTGACAAAGCCAGAGGAGACTTGATAAATCTTCCTTGCTTGTGCAATGGTGTGCGTCTATTCGTTCTAGACTTGAAGGAAGCTCCAAAGTCTTTTCAGCCATTTTCCATTGACTGGTATTAAGCTTTCCCAGATTGCGAAGCTGATTACTTATTAATCCTTCCCACAGGTTTGAGCAGCCACCGAGGATTAGACTTTCAAGAAATTCCAACCTAGAAATATCGTCGGGAAGACTCCTCAAGTTTTTGCATTCCGATATATCTAAGTCCCAAAGCCCACTGACATTATCTATTGAGGAGGGCAACTCTTTAATGGCAGTCCGTCTTAGATTAAGTGTGCGCAGTTCTAACATGCTTCTCTTCAACTCCGGAAATTTCTCAAACTGTGAGCAATTTGAGAGATCAAGATCCACAAGATCCAAGGATCCAATGCTATCCGGCAGATCCTTAATAGCAGTATTTGTTAAATAAAGCACGCCTAATCTTTTCATGTTCCCTCCCTTCTCCggaaatttctcaaactttgagCAATTTGAGAGATCAAGCTCCACAAGAGATTCCAAGGATCCAATGCTATCCGGCAGATCCTTAATAGCAGTATTCATTAAACGCAGCACCACTAGACTTTTCATGTTCCCTCCTTTCTCCggaaatttctcaaactttgagCAATTTGAGAGATCAAGCTCAACAAGAGATTCCAAGGATCCAATGCTATCCGGCAGATCCTTAATAGCAGTATTTGTTAAATAAAGCATGCCTAAACTTTTCATGTTTCCCCCCTTCTCCggaaatttctcaaactttgagCAATTAGAGAGATCAAGCTCCACAAGAGATTCCAAGGATCCAATGCTATCCGGCAGATCCTTAATAGCAGTATTCATTAAACGAAGCACCACTAAACTTTTCATGTTCCCTCCCTTCTCCggaaatttctcaaactttgagCAATTTGAGAGATCAAGCTCCACAAGAGATTCCAAGGATCCAATGCTATCCGGCAGATCCTTTATAGCAGTATTCATTAAACGAAGTACCACTAAACTTTTCATGTTCCCTCCCTTCTCTggaaatttctcaaactttgagCAATTTGAGAGATCAAGCTCCACAAGAGATTCCAAGGATCCAATGCTATTCGGCAAATCCTTAATAGCAGTATTTGTTAAATAAAGCATGCCTAAACTTTTCATGTTCCCTCCCTTCTCCggaaatttctcaaactttgagCAATCAGAGAGATCAAGAATCTCAAGAGATTCCAATTCTCCTATGCCATCTGGCAGATCCTTAATTggagtattttttaaaagaagctGCTTCAAATTTTTCATGTTCCCTCCCTTCTCcggaaaattttcaaactttgaGCAATCAGAGACATTAAGAATCTCTAAAGATTTCAAGTATCCAATGCTATCAGGAAAACACTTGATAGCAGTATTGTTTAAAAGAAGCTCCTTTAAATTTCTCATATTTCCTTGGATGGCCggaaatttctcaaactttgagCATTTAGAAAGATCAAGAGTTCGAAGAGATTCCCAGTTGGAAATACCTATTGGGAGTTCTTTAATAGCAGTATGGGTTAAATCAAGCTCCCGTAAACTTTTCATGTTTGCTCCATTCTCTGGAAATTTCTTAAACTTAGAACAATAAGAGAGATCAAGACTCTCAACAGATTCTAAGTCAATGCTACCTGGAAGTTCTTTAATAGCAGTCTTGCTCAAATATAGAAGCCGTAAACTTCTCATATTTCCTTGGATCCCCGGAAATTTCTCCAAGTTTGAGTGTCCACAAGGATCAAGATCCCAAAAAGATCTTGAGTTTTCAATGCTTGTTGGATGTTCTTTAATAGCAATCTCCTTCAAATATGGTTCCCACGGACATCTCATATTTCCTTGAATTTCTGAGAACTTGCCAAATCTTGAACACTTAGAGAGATCAAGCAATTCAAGAGATTCCAAGTTGCTAATGCTACTTGGCAAACCCTTAAGCTTATGACACAACCTCAAATTTAAGGTAGTAAGCTTCTTGAGAACTCCAAGAGATGGGTGAATATCGATCAAGCTTACACAACCTTTAAGAATTAGTCTCTCCAAATTTGACAGGCTTGAGAATTCTGGCATTTGAACGAGCTTCGTTGAGTAACTTAGATCAATGACCTTTAAACTTTCAAGATActataacaaaagaaaatagtgtcaataaaagaaataactattagaaatttttatatcaatataaAGCAAAAGAAGTCattattaaatgataataataccTTATTCCCTTGCCATAGTTGTTTTATGTTGCTACACTTCAAGTGAAGTTCAACAAGGTTCTCTCCATCAAAATTTGATGGTAAAGAATCTAAAGGATACCCATCCCAACAAAGATACCTTAACTCATTAGAGGGAATTTCAAAATCTAGGTCAAGTTGCACTTTCGAAGCAGTTTTCTTTGCagaatcaattattttttcataataaggatctacctcctcctcctccttcatCTCATCATAACAACCAAGAAATATATTGACATATGAATGAACTCTGAGCAATCGAAGGCTAGTCATCTTTGAGAAAACATTTGAATTGAAGTGTACTCTTTTTAACTTAGACAAGTCCAAGTCTATTGTTTCAACTCCTTTTATTCCctgaaaaataataaggataAAGCAAACATAAATACAATCTAACTCAACTTATATGGATATGTAAGTTCTTATACAAGAAGGATACtattattgaaatttatatcTTTAACTAGAGCTTAAGTGAATTTATGCATTTGGCTCTTACCTCAGATGTTGTAAGTGCACGTTCAATATCATGGGAATCCCATAATCTGCTCCATTTGTTCGGCTCTTTAGGAAAATTTTCACGAACAATTTCCCAACACATCTGTTGTATCAAATCATGCATATCTATCTTATGGTTGTATGGGAGAGTTATAAGACACTTGTCTTTCAAATTTTGTATTCCAATTCCTGCACAAGCGTCTAATATTCTTAACACAGAATCTCTTTTTTCACCTTTAAGAAAACATGCAACATCAAGGAGAATATCTTTTTCTGTACGATCTAATCCATCATAGCTACTTTTAAGCACATTGTGAATTTCAGCCATAGGTTCTTTAGCCAATTTATGCAATTGACTTTCCCATTGAGGTATTGTCATGTTGAATAAGAGAGAACCTAGAACTTCCAAAGCTAATGGAAGGCCTTGACAATAGTACACCATACGATATGAGAGGTTTATAAAATCTGATTTGGGAAGATTTTGTTTAAAGGCATGCAAACTGAAAAGTTCACAAGCTTCTTCAGTATTCAATCCCTTAACCTCATACAAGTCATCCACTTCTTGTTCAATTAACAAATGCTTATTTCTAGTTGTTATGATGACTCTACTTCCTTTTCCAAGCCATCCACGATGCctaagtaaagcttttaattgATTTCGATTGTCAACatcatcaagaacaataaaaacacttttagatgAGAGAATGGTCTCTATCATACTTGCTCCCTGGTCAACAATGTTTATATTTTGACTTCGCTCTTCCTCTCGGATATCACCAAGAAGTTGATTTTGTAAGTGAGTTAAACCTTTGGTATTGGAAATCCCTctaatattttcaagaaagctCATATATTCAAATTCGCAAGAaagtttattatatataaattttgcgATGGTTGTCTTACCTATCCCACCAACTCCATATATCCCAACAATACAAACATCACTTGATTCCATATGCAACAGCAAACTCACCTCTTTTACGCGGGAATCTATACCAACTAAATTGGCACCAACATCAAACCTCTTACAATTCAATCGATGGAATATGTTATTAGTTATTTCCTTAATATAGTCGGTCTCATACCTGccaattataaaaatacaatatgTTGAGCAATGAGTGACAATGGTAAATAAAACACATTAAGTTTACCATCTTTACAACAAATAAATTGTAGtaaaacataatatataaaaaaacagtAGTTCATTTACATTTTATGACATTTTTCATTGTATCGAGTATgtatgagaatgaaaaataaaatatgaattttgttatTGGTGATGCTTGTGGCATAACTTCAAATGGAAATTTTGTGCCACAATAAGGATAATGATTATGAATCAAGATATTACTTTATCATTCATGTACATTTCAAAAAACTCTTTAACATCCCatgacaattgaaaattttacaggagcaaatattttattctttgacttttgtttt comes from the Vitis vinifera cultivar Pinot Noir 40024 chromosome 12, ASM3070453v1 genome and includes:
- the LOC104877865 gene encoding disease resistance protein RPV1 → MASTSFFTASASSTPSIPQRIHDVFLSFRGVDTRCNFTDHLSKALVDRGIRTFRDDKLRRGEAIAPELSKAIEESRSSVIVFSENYARSRWCLDELVKIMECQKDLGHAVFPIFYHVDPSHVRKQEGSFGAAFAGYEANWKDKVGSWRTALTEAANLAGWHLQDGYETDYIKEITNNIFHRLNCKRFDVGANLVGIDSRVKEVSLLLHMESSDVCIVGIYGVGGIGKTTIAKFIYNKLSCEFEYMSFLENIRGISNTKGLTHLQNQLLGDIREEERSQNINIVDQGASMIETILSSKSVFIVLDDVDNRNQLKALLRHRGWLGKGSRVIITTRNKHLLIEQEVDDLYEVKGLNTEEACELFSLHAFKQNLPKSDFINLSYRMVYYCQGLPLALEVLGSLLFNMTIPQWESQLHKLAKEPMAEIHNVLKSSYDGLDRTEKDILLDVACFLKGEKRDSVLRILDACAGIGIQNLKDKCLITLPYNHKIDMHDLIQQMCWEIVRENFPKEPNKWSRLWDSHDIERALTTSEGIKGVETIDLDLSKLKRVHFNSNVFSKMTSLRLLRVHSYVNIFLGCYDEMKEEEEVDPYYEKIIDSAKKTASKVQLDLDFEIPSNELRYLCWDGYPLDSLPSNFDGENLVELHLKCSNIKQLWQGNKYLESLKVIDLSYSTKLVQMPEFSSLSNLERLILKGCVSLIDIHPSLGVLKKLTTLNLRLCHKLKGLPSSISNLESLELLDLSKCSRFGKFSEIQGNMRCPWEPYLKEIAIKEHPTSIENSRSFWDLDPCGHSNLEKFPGIQGNMRSLRLLYLSKTAIKELPGSIDLESVESLDLSYCSKFKKFPENGANMKSLRELDLTHTAIKELPIGISNWESLRTLDLSKCSKFEKFPAIQGNMRNLKELLLNNTAIKCFPDSIGYLKSLEILNVSDCSKFENFPEKGGNMKNLKQLLLKNTPIKDLPDGIGELESLEILDLSDCSKFEKFPEKGGNMKSLGMLYLTNTAIKDLPNSIGSLESLVELDLSNCSKFEKFPEKGGNMKSLVVLRLMNTAIKDLPDSIGSLESLVELDLSNCSKFEKFPEKGGNMKSLVVLRLMNTAIKDLPDSIGSLESLVELDLSNCSKFEKFPEKGGNMKSLGMLYLTNTAIKDLPDSIGSLESLVELDLSNCSKFEKFPEKGGNMKSLVVLRLMNTAIKDLPDSIGSLESLVELDLSNCSKFEKFPEKGGNMKRLGVLYLTNTAIKDLPDSIGSLDLVDLDLSNCSQFEKFPELKRSMLELRTLNLRRTAIKELPSSIDNVSGLWDLDISECKNLRSLPDDISRLEFLESLILGGCSNLWEGLISNQLRNLGKLNTSQWKMAEKTLELPSSLERIDAHHCTSKEDLSSLLWLCHLNWLKSATEELKCWKLSAVIPESSGIPEWIRYDNLGSELTTELPTNWYEDPDLLGFVVSCVYQPIPTSHDPRISYHFSSAFSCELNLHGNGFGFKDERRFGCRCECQGNFNDMIDQVWVWWYPKTAIPKEHLHNSTHINASFKSNTYYCDAVNVKKCGINLIFAGDQQNHMPMLEHPQNSGDNGSALQDTNGNVHGANQDDEHYHIPMFLDLDGNFGGNGSVVLEDTVGNRKRRRDDSLPVVVEEPHYKRLGAPNTDLSH